From a single Accipiter gentilis chromosome 8, bAccGen1.1, whole genome shotgun sequence genomic region:
- the PDE4DIP gene encoding myomegalin isoform X2 — MRGPRRRDPCSGDRPAVLPGASCMAASQDGPWGEGDEDPAPAEPGGSHGPPGAQPQPGPLVQTCLLRDLEMGPLAQTQTLRDFEQHLNDLKKENFSLKLRIYFLEERVQQKGEGSRDDVYRRNIELKVEVESLKRELQEKQQALDNTWVAAENQTTRSQAALRQQYEERQRESEHVYELLENKIQLLQEEARLARSEAEQATALAKAEAERCRELAGKLKEAARTKEEDRSDDGCGTMAQRRIEELTQELAASNRLVETLSAEKRDLQQRLEEPLAVGDQNLQDERQQLAPGDPAAGEHVSDLCAAELQGKIQQFEAANKLLQEKLNELNLELKSIQETSQKQVCTIQSLNEALKSKESKTQELYHIIEGQNETIAKLRDMLHRSHLGQLQMSESPLSSQEQQVSLLDLQNTLFCTKLEVRKLKRAQRQKEHQLAEARKATQLLETMVHEEEQQKEATWKHNQELRAVVQQLQTELQDKAQQLQTVEWEKCRELQAQEQRVQRLSQLLARKEQLLQESREFLQCQQSLDKSPAALNAMLEKLQQRVSDRDAALERAVDEKFCALEKKEQELQQLHLSIRERGSDLERLRNVLSSNETTIHSLESLLKAKTLELEQVSATCQNLRWLKEEIEAKSCSRQKEQEGIIQQLQTCLHDRNKEVEELTATLLCKLGPGQSEVAEELCLRLQHKEKMLQDLLSDRNRQTIEHDAEIRELLQAVSTKEQQSRAAAEKMAHALAERSCELQILRQHVLGKEPVGTQSSGTRLLKQDKQPIQEILQRTCGATAIARPPQGDSSCRTEGVMTSAAELEKDLVNAKEELELMAKKERESRRELTALQSVVAAQEEELQVQASDIESLTRTIQIKEDLIKDLQMQLVDPEEIPAMERLTQEVLVLREKVAIAESRGQEATGNRRQQLLLMLEGLVAERNRLNEALQAERQLYGSLVKFHTHPDSAARDHTLQVELEGVQELRGQLEEALGRSLECLSRLETQGAIGGQATGTDADDASTNFTDSIKEEAAHGVATQHSSLRAPKESRGTERTPMESTAPAVPKRELRAEEELRELKAQLEEAGFSSVSHIRKAMLSLCLENAELKERMGEATSLLESGEQEEAGLGSPLAPEPRRLQRKSRNTLGDRPAGSSGDSQGVLAERGPVPTKRPALEARSQDDMPKRPCPGTPGGGDRSHVEGTAPGSGWPGLGAELRSQVAQGQRQCQELQDKLAASEAMVRAQAEQLEKYHVLLREPHTQQLSKQVQVDFQDLGYETCGRSETEADRDETTSPECEEPDVFSEPSLGEEPGSPCRPGMPKAGKAAQKAMAPADVGALHQHIQDLKAQLLNANKVIQSLQRRARSISVTSGYTSGTERPPPGPTALTSPAHSLTDEDEGWQSDGHSTLCPPALQAHRDLQHLVHRVTLLEAQLPTTKPGGVLPKELQSATWPGKYDSLIQAQARELSHLRQTLREGRGVSRSLAQHLRDALRSFEDLLRGTDIDYYMGQGFREQLAQGRQLAERLSDKLGTRDRQDGEDKTSHELLALRLSRELQEKEKVIESLEAKLQERCESPGSSHLPSESSRSATSSSFLSEGLEPCSDGDAASECSQCREEPARLAGLHFDSLSKPVSAPLPALPPGLPPFLPARPTPPAAPPAPPLLGCCGTPVCSLAEAQQELQVLRRQLGESVTLPMASAKPTAPLGPFGEGSKAPASLCRHSALQSLAEVPRASETRALWDVPPPSQPLYGALPSGYPSGQKLTGADLLEEHLVEIRSLRQRLEESICTNDRLREQLERRLASTSKASGLPSDVYAQTPEPGLQLSGENQALREDNRTLRLQRDHLSQELARVQEALLAACSRAREAEAELGQRCGEQRRLAEELAEHQDSVRQLRDERRSLQEDNNRLQHTVTLLQQQCEEHRLLLQTLRTELHVYESLPGPSAESRAGCFPSPPVRDVGTSSAAPFFSPLPADTSVARQMDEPRGADPLVRKSEGPTGAHVVGRLDTYQALEQHILEGKALARELMCLTHPALGLPNCPLPGKEVKRGQDGAGSRWGPDPLQTTHKAAPEPNIGPEACRAGKWPVAFCPGTDAGTALLCRAGHGESLSAAGCSCPGSTCSCTLLPQALGWMGAGHLWGSASTLHRVLEECASLLTAFWSAVLPVGPAQHQGKEQVLQGEIAALRAQLSEREDALQSTAERLRSTTQLKDSMEQFIVSQLTRTHNVLRKARTNLEVKAQQALPVT, encoded by the exons CACCTCAACGACCTCAAGAAGGAGAATTTCAGCCTCAAGCTGCGCATCTACTTTCTGGAGGAGCGCGTCCAGCAGAAGGGCGAGGGCAGCCGGGACGATGTCTACCGGCGG aaTATTGAGCTGAAAGTAGAGGTGGAGAGCCTGAAGCgggagctgcaggagaagcaaCAAGCCCTGGACAACACATG GGTGGCTGCGGAGAACCAGACAACCCGCAGCCAGGCAGCACTCCGGCAGCAGTATGAGGAACGGCAGCGGGAGTCGGAGCACGTCTATGAGCTCCTGGAGAACAAGATCCAGCTCCTGCAGGAG GAGGCCAGGCTGGCACGGAGTGAGGCCGAGCAGGCCACggcgctggccaaagctgaggcGGAGCGGTGCCGGGAGCTGGCAGGGAAGCTGAAGGAAGCTGCAAGAACAAAGGAGGAGGACAGGAGCGATGATGGCTGCGGTACCATGGCCCAGAG gAGGATCGAGGAGCTGACCCAAGAGCTGGCCGCCAGCAACCGGCTCGTGGAAACGCTGTCAGCCGAGAAGCGTGACCTGCAGCAGCGCCTGGAGGAGCCCCTGGCCGTGGGGGACCAG aatttgcaGGATGAACGTCAGCAGCTGGCTCCAGGTGACCCTGCAGCAGGGGAGCACGTCTCCGATCtgtgtgctgcagagctgcagggcaAAATCCAGCAGTTCGAAGCTGCCAACAAG TTGTTACAGGAAAAGCTGAATGAATTGAATTTGGAATTAAAATCTATCCAAGAAACGTCGCAGAAGCAAGTTTGTACAATCCAGAGTCTGAATGAGGCCCTGAAGAGCAAAGAGAGTAAG ACACAAGAGCTGTACCATATCATTGAGGGGCAGAATGAGACCATAGCCAAGCTGCGGGACATGTTACACAGAAGCCATCTGGGGCAGTTGCAG ATGTCAGAGAGCCCACTCTCATCCCAGGAGCAGCAAGTGTCACTGCTAGATCTTCAGAACACACTTTTCTGCACCAAGCTGGAGGTGCGGAAGCTGAAAAGAGCTCAGCGTCAGAAAGAGCATCAACTGGCTGAAGCCAGGAAAGCAACCCAGCTCCTAGAGACCATGGTGCAtgaggaggagcagcagaaagaggcAACCTGGAAACACAACCAG GAGCTGCGTGCTGTAGTACAGCAGCTGCAGACAGAGCTGCAGGACAAGGCTCAGCAGCTCCAGACTGTGGAGTGGGAGAAATGCCGTGAGCTGCAGGCCCAGGAGCAGAGAGTTCAGCGTTTGAGTCAGCTTCTGGCTCGCAAGGAACAGCTTCTGCAG GAATCAAGGGAGTTTCTGCAATGCCAGCAAAGCCTGGACAAGAGCCCTGCAGCCCTGAATGCCATGTTGGAGAAACTGCAGCAGCGAGTCAGTGACAGGGATGCTGCTCTGGAG CGAGCAGTAGATGAGAAGTTCTGTGCACTGGAGAAGAAGGAGCAAGAGCTGCAACAGCTCCATCTCTCAATAAGGGAGCGTGGAAGTGACCTGGAGAGACTGCGCAATGTCCTGTCCAGCAACGAGACTACCATTCAT AGCCTGGAGAGCCTCCTGAAAGCCAAAACCCTGGAACTAGAGCAGGTCTCAGCAACCTGCCAAAACCTCCGCTGGCTCAAGGAGGAGATTGAGGCCAAAtcctgcagcaggcagaaggagcaggaggggatCATCCAGCAGCTGCAGACCTGCCTGCATGACAGGAACAAGGAAGTGGAG GAGCTTACAGCAACTCTGCTGTGCAAGCTGGGCCCAGGACAGAGTGAGGTAGCAGAGGAGCTGTGCTTGCGTCTCCAGCACAAGGAGAAAATGCTGCAGGATCTCCTCAGTGACAGGAACCGTCAGACCATAGAGCATGATGCTGAAATCcgggagctgctgcaggctgtgagcaccaaggagcagcagagcaga GCAGCTGCTGAGAAGATGGCACATGCTTTGGCTGAAAGGAGCTGCGAGTTACAAATCCTACGCCAGCATGTGTTGGGGAAGGAGCCTGTCGGGACCCAGTCGTCTGGTACCAGGCTGTTGAAGCAGGACAAACAGCCCATACAA GAAATACTGCAAAGAACTTGTGGAGCTACAGCCATTGCCAGACCCCCACAGGGGGACAGCAGCTGCAGGACAGAGGGAG TTATGACGTCAGCAGCAGAACTGGAGAAGGATCTTGTTAATGCCAAAGAGGAGCTGGAGCTAATggcaaagaaggaaagggaaagcagg CGGGAGCTCACTGCTCTCCAGTCTGTTGTGGCCGCGCAGGAGGAAGAGCTGCAAGTGCAGGCCTCGGATATAGAGTCCTTGACCAGGACTATCCAGATCAAAGAGGACCTCATCAAG GATCTGCAGATGCAGCTGGTGGATCCTGAAGAAATTCCAGCCATGGAAAGGTTGACGCAGGAAGTTCTGGTGCTTCGGGAGAAAGTGGCCATAGCAGAGTCACGAGGACAGGAGGCTACTGGAAACAGAAGGCAGCAG TTGTTGCTGATGCTGGAAGGACTGGTGGCTGAAAGGAATCGGTTAAATGAGGCTCTCCAGGCAGAGAGGCAGCTCTATGGCAGCCTGGTAAAGTTTCACACGCACCCAGACAG CGCTGCGAGAGACCACACTCTGCAGGTGGAGCTGGAGGGGGTCCAGGAGCTACGGGGACAGCTGGAAGAAGCTCTTGGAAGAAGCTTGGAGTGTTTGAGCAGGCTGGAGACACAGGGCGCCATAGGAG GTCAGGCCACAGGCACAGATGCTGATGATGCCAGCACCAACTTCACCGACAGCATCAAGGAGGAGGCAGCCCATGGTGTGGCAACCCAGCAC AGCAGCCTCCGGGCCCCTAAGGAAAGCAGGGGCACTGAAAGGACCCCGATGGAAAGCACAGCACCTGCTGTGCCAAAGCGGGAACTGCGGGCAGAAGAGGAGCTGCGGGAGCTGAAGGCGCAGCTGGAGGAAGCCGGCTTCTCCTCTGTCTCCCACATCAG GAAGGCAATGCTGAGCCTGTGCCTGGAGAATGCGGAGCTGAAGGAGCGGATGGGTGAAGCCACATCGCTGCTGGAGagtggggagcaggaggaggctgggctgggcagccccCTGGCACCTGAGCCCCGAAGGCTGCAGCGGAAGAGCCGCAACACCCTCGGAGACCGCCCGGCCGGCAGCAGTGGGGATAGCCAGGGGGTCCTGGCAGAGAGGGGACCTGTGCCCACCAAACGCCCAGCACTAGAGGCACGATCCCAGGATGACATGCCCAAGAGACCCTGCCCTGGTACCCCGGGCGGAGGAGATAGGAGCCAC gtggagggcACAGCACCTGGCAGTGGCTGGCCGGGGCTGGGTGCAGAGCTGCGCTCCCAGGTGGCACAGGGTCAAAGGCAGtgccaggagctgcaggacaAGCTTGCCGCCTCGGAGGCCATGGTGCGGGCACAAGCCGAGCAGCTGGAGAAGTACCACGTCCTGCTCC GTGAACCCCACACCCAGCAGCTCAGCAAGCAAGTGCAGGTGGACTTCCAGGACCTGGGCTATGAGACGTGTGGGCGAAGTGAGACTGAGGCTGACCGAGATGAGACCACCAGCCCTG AGTGTGAGGAGCCAGATGTATTCAGCGAGCCCAGCCTCGGCGAGGAGCCAGGGTCGCCGTGCCGGCCGGGGATGCCCAAGGCGGGCAAGGCTGCCCAGAAAGCCATGGCTCCAGCAGATGTGGGGGCCCTGCACCAGCACATCCAGGACCTCAAAGCACAACTGCTCAATGCCAACAAGGTGATCCAGAGCCTGCAGCGCCGTGCCCGCTCCATCTCTGTCACCAGTGGCTACACTTCAGGCACCGAGCGGCCCCCGCCGGGTCCCACGGCCCTGAcctccccagcccacagcctcaCCGATGAGGATGAGGGCTGGCAGTCGGACGGCCACAGCACCCTCTGCCCGCCTGCCCTGCAGGCACACCGCGACCTGCAGCACCTGGTGCACCGTGTCACCCTCCTCGAGGCACAGCTGCCCACAACCAAACCTGGAGGCGTTTTGCCCAAGGAGTTGCAATCTGCCACTTGGCCAGG GAAGTACGACTCGCTGATCCAAGCGCAGGCTCGGGAGCTCTCCCACCTGCGGCAGACGCTGCGGGAGGGCCGCGGCGTGAGCCGCAGCCTGGCCCAGCACCTGCGTGATGCTCTGCGGTCCTTTGAGGACCTCCTCCGCGGTACCGACATCGACTACTACATGGGCCAGGGATTCCGGGAGCAGCTggcccagggcaggcagctggccGAGAGGCTCAGTGACAAGTTGGGCACCA GAGATCGACAAGATGGGGAGGATAAAACCAGCCATGAACTCCTGGCACTGAG GCTCAGCCGGGAACtccaggagaaggagaaggtgatTGAGAGCTTGGAGGCGAAGCTGCAGGAGCGCTGTGagtccccaggcagcagccacCTGCCCTCCGAGTCATCCCGCTCTGCCACCAGCTCCTCCTTTTTGTCCGAGGGGCTGGAGCCCTGCTCTGATGGGGATGCGGCCAGCGAGTGCAGCCAGTGCCGTGAGGAGCCCGCCCGACTCGCAG GCCTTCACTTTGACTCCTTGTCCAAGCCTGTTAGTGcccccctgcctgcactgcctccCGGGCTGCCCCCCTTCCTGCCCGCTCGGCCCACCCCTCCTGCggctcccccagctcccccactCCTGGGCTGCTGCGGGACCCCCGTCTGCTCCTTGGCTGAGGCACAGCAGGAACTGCAGGTGCTCcggaggcagctgggagaaa GTGTGACGCTGCCCATGGCATCAGCAAAGCCCACAGCCCCACTGGGCCCCTTCGGAGAGGGCAGCAAAGCCCCAGCATCACTCTGCCGACACAGCGCGCTGCAGAGCCTGGCTGAGGTCCCCAGGGCCAGCGAGACCCGTGCCCTCTGGGACGTACCCCCTCCCAGCCAGCCACTCTACGGGGCCTTGCCATCAGGGTACCCCTCTGGCCAGAAGCTGACAG GGGCAGACCTGCTGGAGGAACACTTGGTGGAGATCCGCAGCCTGCGCCAGCGCCTCGAGGAGTCCATCTGCACCAATGACCGGCTCCGGGAGCAGCTCGAACGCCGCCTGGCCTCCACCAGCAAGGCCAGTG GATTGCCCAGCGATGTCTATGCCCAGACACCagagccagggctgcagctgagTGGGGAGAACCAGGCTCTGCGCGAGGACAACCGGACCCTGCGGCTCCAGCGTGACCACCTCTCCCAAG AGCTGGCGCGGGTGCAGGAGGCGCTCCTGGCTGCCTGCTCCCGAGCACGGGAGGCTGAAGCAGAGCTGGGCCAGAGGTGTGGGGAGCAGCGGAGGCTGGCAGAGGAACTTGCTGAGCACCAAGACAGTGTCCGGCAGCTCCGGGACGAGCGGCGCTCTCTGCAGGAGGACAACAACAG gctgcaacACACAGTgactctcctgcagcagcagtgtgAGGAGCACCGCCTGCTCCTGCAGACCCTGCGCACGGAGCTGCACGTCTATGAGAGCCTCCCTGGCCCCTCTGCTGAGAGCCGTGCAG GCTGCTTCCCATCTCCTCCGGTGCGGGATGTTGGCACAAGTTCAGcagctcctttcttctccccactACCCGCTGACACGTCAGTGGCCCGGCAGATGGACG AGCCACGTGGGGCAGACCCACTGGTCAGGAAGAGTGAGGGACCGACGGGGGCTCACGTCGTTGGCCGCCTGGACACCTACCAGGCCCTGGAGCAGCACATCCTGGAGGGGAAGGCACTGGCCCGCGAGCTGATGTGTCTCACGCACCCGGCACTTGGGCTACCCAACTGCCCGCTCCCAGGAAAGGAGGTAAAGCgtgggcaggatggggctggCAGCCGCTGGGGGCCAGACCCTCTGCAGACCACGCATAAAGCAGCTCCTGAGCCCAATATTGGCCCCGAGGCTTGCAGGGCTGGCAAGTGGCCAGTAGCCTTCTGCCCGGGGACTGATGCCGGCACTGCCCTACTGTGTCGGGCTGGACACGGCGAGTCCCTGAGTGCTGCGGGATGCAGCTGCCCCGGCAGCACCTGCTCCTGCACCCTTCTCCCGCAGGCCTTGGGGTGGATGGGTGCAGGGCACCTCTGGGGCAGCGCCAGCACCCTGCACCGTGTCCTGGAGGAGTGCGCGTCTCTCCTTACCGCCTTCTGGAGCGCCGTGCTGCCTGTCGGTCCTGCTCAGCACCAGGGCAAG GAGCAGGTGCTACAAGGCGAGATCGCGGCGCTGCGGGCCCAGCTCTCCGAGAGGGAGGAtgctctgcagagcacagccGAGCGGCTGCGCAGCACAACCCAGCTCAAGGACAGCATGGAGCAGTTCATCGTGAGCCAGC TGACCAGGACCCATAA
- the PDE4DIP gene encoding myomegalin isoform X3 — MKETCRICARELCGNQRRWIFHTAAKLNLQVLLSHVLGRELCRDGKSEFACSKCAFMLDRIYRFDTVIARIEALSIERLQKLLLEKDRLKFCIASMYRRNNEDSSTDDRAGDGTVDLSNLPDVRYAALLQEDFAYSGYEYWTDQEEHSLEPHSCHSSEGASNRPRRCRGCAALRVADADYEAICKVPRKVARSISCGLSSRWSASVGNEESSVCDVAESASARVPVDGESMEEGTPASSVESLDTTVEASPPQQKDEDADKGVKGNGKCDDFSDDRMTPNSSLSGNRLELALSLIKALDYKPLQSPRGSRLPIPVKSSLPPPKLSRDLADGSASAGLACAGSAFLNADRKSFSRAPLGLPLEISELQELWDDLCEDYMPLRVQNLQDERQQLAPGDPAAGEHVSDLCAAELQGKIQQFEAANKLLQEKLNELNLELKSIQETSQKQVCTIQSLNEALKSKESKTQELYHIIEGQNETIAKLRDMLHRSHLGQLQMSESPLSSQEQQVSLLDLQNTLFCTKLEVRKLKRAQRQKEHQLAEARKATQLLETMVHEEEQQKEATWKHNQELRAVVQQLQTELQDKAQQLQTVEWEKCRELQAQEQRVQRLSQLLARKEQLLQESREFLQCQQSLDKSPAALNAMLEKLQQRVSDRDAALERAVDEKFCALEKKEQELQQLHLSIRERGSDLERLRNVLSSNETTIHSLESLLKAKTLELEQVSATCQNLRWLKEEIEAKSCSRQKEQEGIIQQLQTCLHDRNKEVEELTATLLCKLGPGQSEVAEELCLRLQHKEKMLQDLLSDRNRQTIEHDAEIRELLQAVSTKEQQSRAAAEKMAHALAERSCELQILRQHVLGKEPVGTQSSGTRLLKQDKQPIQEILQRTCGATAIARPPQGDSSCRTEGVMTSAAELEKDLVNAKEELELMAKKERESRRELTALQSVVAAQEEELQVQASDIESLTRTIQIKEDLIKDLQMQLVDPEEIPAMERLTQEVLVLREKVAIAESRGQEATGNRRQQLLLMLEGLVAERNRLNEALQAERQLYGSLVKFHTHPDSAARDHTLQVELEGVQELRGQLEEALGRSLECLSRLETQGAIGGGEQERVRVLPQHAF; from the exons ATGAAGGAAACCTGCCGGATTTGTGCCCGGGAGCTGTGCGGCAACCAGCGGCGATGGATCTTCCACACGGCAGCCAAGCTGAACCTCCAGGTGCTGCTCTCCCACGTCCTGGGCAGGGAGCTGTGCCGGGATGGCAAATCCGAGTTTGCTTGCAGCAAGTGTGCCTTCATGCTGGACCGCATCTACAGGTTCGACACTGTCATTGCGCGTATCGAAGCCCTCTCCATCGAGCGCctgcagaaactgctgctggAGAAAGACCGCCTCAAGTTCTGCATTGCAAGTATGTACCGCAGGAACAACGAAGACTCTAGCACAGATGACAGAGCTGGGGATGGGACTGTGGACCTTTCTAACCTGCCTGATGTACGGTATGCTGCCCTCCTTCAGGAGGACTTTGCTTATTCTGGGTATGAATATTGGACGGATCAAGAAGAGCACAGCTTGGAGCCACACAGCTGCCATTCTTCAGAGGGAGCAAGTAACCGCCCGCGGCGCTGCCGTGGCTGTGCCGCGCTGCGGGTGGCCGATGCTGACTATGAAGCGATTTGCAAAGTGCCACGAAAGGTGGCCAGAAGCATCTCCTGCGGGCTGTCCAGCCGGTGGTCGGCCAGCGTGGGCAACGAGGAGTCATCCGTGTGTGATGTGGCGGAGTCTGCCAGCGCCAGAGTGCCTGTGGATGGGGAGAGCATGGAGGAAGGCACACCTGCATCCTCTGTTGAGTCCCTGGACACGACTGTGGAGGCAAGCCCTCCACAGCAGAAGGATGAAGATGCAGATAAGGGGGTGAAAGGGAATGGGAAATGTGACGATTTCTCAGATGACCGCATGACCCCAAACTCTTCGCTGAGCGGCAACAGGCTGGAGCTGGCCCTCAGTTTGATCAAGGCTTTGGACTACAAACCCCTTCAGAGCCCGCGAGGCAGCAGGCTACCTATTCCTGTGAAGTCCAGCTTGCCCCCTCCCAAGCTCAGCCGTGACTTGGCAGATGGCAGCGCTTCTGCTGGCTTAGCGTGTGCTGGTTCTGCCTTCCTGAATGCAGACAGAAAATCCTTTTCCAGAGCTCCTTTGGGTCTTCCCCTGGAGATTTCTGAACTGCAGGAGCTGTGGGATGACCTCTGTGAGGATTATATGCCGCTGCGGGTACAG aatttgcaGGATGAACGTCAGCAGCTGGCTCCAGGTGACCCTGCAGCAGGGGAGCACGTCTCCGATCtgtgtgctgcagagctgcagggcaAAATCCAGCAGTTCGAAGCTGCCAACAAG TTGTTACAGGAAAAGCTGAATGAATTGAATTTGGAATTAAAATCTATCCAAGAAACGTCGCAGAAGCAAGTTTGTACAATCCAGAGTCTGAATGAGGCCCTGAAGAGCAAAGAGAGTAAG ACACAAGAGCTGTACCATATCATTGAGGGGCAGAATGAGACCATAGCCAAGCTGCGGGACATGTTACACAGAAGCCATCTGGGGCAGTTGCAG ATGTCAGAGAGCCCACTCTCATCCCAGGAGCAGCAAGTGTCACTGCTAGATCTTCAGAACACACTTTTCTGCACCAAGCTGGAGGTGCGGAAGCTGAAAAGAGCTCAGCGTCAGAAAGAGCATCAACTGGCTGAAGCCAGGAAAGCAACCCAGCTCCTAGAGACCATGGTGCAtgaggaggagcagcagaaagaggcAACCTGGAAACACAACCAG GAGCTGCGTGCTGTAGTACAGCAGCTGCAGACAGAGCTGCAGGACAAGGCTCAGCAGCTCCAGACTGTGGAGTGGGAGAAATGCCGTGAGCTGCAGGCCCAGGAGCAGAGAGTTCAGCGTTTGAGTCAGCTTCTGGCTCGCAAGGAACAGCTTCTGCAG GAATCAAGGGAGTTTCTGCAATGCCAGCAAAGCCTGGACAAGAGCCCTGCAGCCCTGAATGCCATGTTGGAGAAACTGCAGCAGCGAGTCAGTGACAGGGATGCTGCTCTGGAG CGAGCAGTAGATGAGAAGTTCTGTGCACTGGAGAAGAAGGAGCAAGAGCTGCAACAGCTCCATCTCTCAATAAGGGAGCGTGGAAGTGACCTGGAGAGACTGCGCAATGTCCTGTCCAGCAACGAGACTACCATTCAT AGCCTGGAGAGCCTCCTGAAAGCCAAAACCCTGGAACTAGAGCAGGTCTCAGCAACCTGCCAAAACCTCCGCTGGCTCAAGGAGGAGATTGAGGCCAAAtcctgcagcaggcagaaggagcaggaggggatCATCCAGCAGCTGCAGACCTGCCTGCATGACAGGAACAAGGAAGTGGAG GAGCTTACAGCAACTCTGCTGTGCAAGCTGGGCCCAGGACAGAGTGAGGTAGCAGAGGAGCTGTGCTTGCGTCTCCAGCACAAGGAGAAAATGCTGCAGGATCTCCTCAGTGACAGGAACCGTCAGACCATAGAGCATGATGCTGAAATCcgggagctgctgcaggctgtgagcaccaaggagcagcagagcaga GCAGCTGCTGAGAAGATGGCACATGCTTTGGCTGAAAGGAGCTGCGAGTTACAAATCCTACGCCAGCATGTGTTGGGGAAGGAGCCTGTCGGGACCCAGTCGTCTGGTACCAGGCTGTTGAAGCAGGACAAACAGCCCATACAA GAAATACTGCAAAGAACTTGTGGAGCTACAGCCATTGCCAGACCCCCACAGGGGGACAGCAGCTGCAGGACAGAGGGAG TTATGACGTCAGCAGCAGAACTGGAGAAGGATCTTGTTAATGCCAAAGAGGAGCTGGAGCTAATggcaaagaaggaaagggaaagcagg CGGGAGCTCACTGCTCTCCAGTCTGTTGTGGCCGCGCAGGAGGAAGAGCTGCAAGTGCAGGCCTCGGATATAGAGTCCTTGACCAGGACTATCCAGATCAAAGAGGACCTCATCAAG GATCTGCAGATGCAGCTGGTGGATCCTGAAGAAATTCCAGCCATGGAAAGGTTGACGCAGGAAGTTCTGGTGCTTCGGGAGAAAGTGGCCATAGCAGAGTCACGAGGACAGGAGGCTACTGGAAACAGAAGGCAGCAG TTGTTGCTGATGCTGGAAGGACTGGTGGCTGAAAGGAATCGGTTAAATGAGGCTCTCCAGGCAGAGAGGCAGCTCTATGGCAGCCTGGTAAAGTTTCACACGCACCCAGACAG CGCTGCGAGAGACCACACTCTGCAGGTGGAGCTGGAGGGGGTCCAGGAGCTACGGGGACAGCTGGAAGAAGCTCTTGGAAGAAGCTTGGAGTGTTTGAGCAGGCTGGAGACACAGGGCGCCATAGGAGGTGGGGAACAGGAGCGTGTGAGAGTCCTACCCCAGCATGCCTTCTGA